The nucleotide sequence GACCTGCTCCTTACGATACGTTCATAAGAGTCGTCAATACCGGTAAAGATATACATGCTGCAGGAAGGTACTTCGATGCGGAAGGTAAGGACATCTATAGGGATGCTTCCGGTTTCCCTTGGGTACTTCTTGTACCTGGAAACTTCCAATGGCCTTACGAAGCTACGGATATTCGAAATTCGTATCCTACTTTTAAAACTTGGTATGAATCTCTTGGAACCACTAATTCGGATTGGTTCCGAACTCCGAATACTTCGGATGTGTTTCCCGCTACGCCCTAATTTGGGACTCCTGAAAGAGTAAAAGCAACCTCCCCCTTCCCTCATTCGGCCGAGGGGAGGGGTTTTTTTCTTTTCGATCCATAAGCCGGACTATATCCTGAACTTTAAGTGGCTTCAGGACTTCTCAAACGAAAAGAAACCAAACAATCTGGCTCTTACTCCGGTAAGGAGCAGGCTTCTAAATTCCTTTCCTTGGTAGAGGAGATCTCTCCTATCGTTGCCTTGGATGAAAACAATATTGTCCGATTTGCAAACGCATCCTTTCGAAAAGAATTCAAACTCAGATTCGCAAGCACAGTAGGCAAAAATCTATTCAATCTATTAAAGTTGGATTCAAAGGAAGAAGCCAACCTAAGAGAAAATCTTCACAAGGCTCTCAAAACAAAATTACAGAACCAGGAATTCAGAAAAGGAAAGAAGTCTTACGGATATTCTATTTTCCGATTCAAAGACAGCCTTGGAATGATCTTAAAAGATATCACCGAGAATAAAAAGTTAGAGAAGAAGATCGCCACTCTCCACACACAGGTATTAGCTTCCCAAGAAGAAGAAAGATCCAGACTCGCAAGAGAACTTCATGATGGAGTTGGACAACTTATACTTGCTGCAAAATTACATTTCCAAGCGTATCAAAAATCCGAGAAGGAGCATCCTGAATCTTTCGGCTCCGGTCTAGGACTCATCGATCGAGCTAGCCAAGAACTCCGCGAAATTTACACAAATTTGCAACCTACTTCCTTAAAAGAACTAGGGCTGGAGGCCGCTTTGAAATCTCTAGCGAATCAAATTTTTCCGATACAAAAAATTAAAGTAAAATCCGAGTTCAAGGTTCCCGAAAAAATTCCACAGGAAATACAGAACCAAGTTTTCAGAATTTTACAGGAAATTTGCGCTAATATTCTGAAACATTCCCAAGCGAATAAAGTGGAGTTGAAGATCTTTTCGGAGAATGATACTTTGGTAGTTTCTGCAAAAGATAACGGAAAAGGATTTAAAGAAAAAGAAGCCAGAATAAAATCTACCGGATACGGATTGGAAAATATTCGGAGAAGAACCGAGGACCTAAACGGTACTCTTTTTTTAGAAACGGAGCCCAATAAAGGCACTCAATACGTGCTAAGGATCCCGTTAAAAAAACGTTCCAAGGAGAAAGTATGAACGCCCAACCCTCCGTTTGCAAACTCTATCTTGTAGACGACCACGCGATCTTAAGAGAAGGTCTTCGGCTGATCATTTCCGGACAAAACGATCTGGAGATCATCGGCGAAAACGGGAACGCCGAACAGGCATTAGATGAGATAGGCAAATTAGAGCCTGATATTCTCATCACGGATATCTCCATGCCGGGAGTTAGCGGTATCGACCTCGTTAAAGGAGTCAAAAGATATTATCCCAAAGTCCAGGTCATCATTCTATCCCGACATGATAACGAAGAATACATCCAGAAACTGGTGGACCTTGGCATCAACGGTTATGTCCTAAAAGACGACGCAGGAGAAGATCTACTCAGAGCGATAGATGCGGTCCGCAGAAAGGAAACATATTTAAGCCCAAGGATCGCAACTCGTGTACTTTCCAATATCGGCCGCAAAAAGACCGGAGAACTCCAGGAAGAAGGTCCGTCAGTATTCTCGGTTCTTTCCGACAGAGAAAGACAGATCTTAAAATTGATCTCAGAAGGAAATTCCAACGAGAAAATAGGGAAACTTCTTCATATCTCGCCTGCAACCGTAAAGGTGCATAGGGCAAACATCATGAAGAAGTTGGACTTACACAAAGTGGCGGACCTGGTAGTTTACGCCATCCGGGCAGGGATCGTAGAGAGTTAATTTCTAACGCAAAGTAGGCTTTTAGGCTGATCGCATCCATCCGAGAAGCCTTGGTTGAATCCCCCAATGGTATTGTCTGCGGGGGCTCCGTATTCTCCGAATTGCCCAGCGGTACCATCGCCCCAATTAAGACAGGTATCTCCTACTCCAAAAGTCATACTGATACCCGTCCAATAGTTTCCTGCTCCAGGAATTCCGGTCGCACTATCCATCGGGACCACAGGGATCGCGGAACTGTTCGTATGAAATATGAGAGTCTGTCCAGGATCCATCGCATAATAATTCGTATTTGCAAGTAGAGGCCAGCCCGCTCCTCCCGGTACCCGAGTCGAAGCCGCGATCAATGCAACGTATTCCAAAGCGGAACCGGGTAATTCGGGGACTTCTGAAGTTTTTGCACTTTGACAGATAAGATCCGCACCTCCAACTCCGCCCAAGTTTCCCGTATTGGGGGAAGTCGTAACGAACAGATAACGTGTTTTTCCAAGAATCCCTAAGAGGATGAGTTCATCTCCTCCGGGAAACGGCTTGGAACAAGCGGAGCTAAAAAAACCGGAAAGAAAAATGAGTAAAGTGGTAATTCGAAGAGCCATTGATCAGAAGCTCCTTGTATATTGGACTTCCCATCTGTTCTGAGAGAATCCGGTATTTGCAAAAGTATTTTGATTTCCGCCTCGATCAGGGCTCACCTTGAACTGCACCGAATCTCCTTGTGGAAGTTTATTTTCCA is from Leptospira sp. WS58.C1 and encodes:
- a CDS encoding sensor histidine kinase, giving the protein MASGLLKRKETKQSGSYSGKEQASKFLSLVEEISPIVALDENNIVRFANASFRKEFKLRFASTVGKNLFNLLKLDSKEEANLRENLHKALKTKLQNQEFRKGKKSYGYSIFRFKDSLGMILKDITENKKLEKKIATLHTQVLASQEEERSRLARELHDGVGQLILAAKLHFQAYQKSEKEHPESFGSGLGLIDRASQELREIYTNLQPTSLKELGLEAALKSLANQIFPIQKIKVKSEFKVPEKIPQEIQNQVFRILQEICANILKHSQANKVELKIFSENDTLVVSAKDNGKGFKEKEARIKSTGYGLENIRRRTEDLNGTLFLETEPNKGTQYVLRIPLKKRSKEKV
- a CDS encoding response regulator translates to MNAQPSVCKLYLVDDHAILREGLRLIISGQNDLEIIGENGNAEQALDEIGKLEPDILITDISMPGVSGIDLVKGVKRYYPKVQVIILSRHDNEEYIQKLVDLGINGYVLKDDAGEDLLRAIDAVRRKETYLSPRIATRVLSNIGRKKTGELQEEGPSVFSVLSDRERQILKLISEGNSNEKIGKLLHISPATVKVHRANIMKKLDLHKVADLVVYAIRAGIVES
- a CDS encoding DUF1554 domain-containing protein; the encoded protein is MALRITTLLIFLSGFFSSACSKPFPGGDELILLGILGKTRYLFVTTSPNTGNLGGVGGADLICQSAKTSEVPELPGSALEYVALIAASTRVPGGAGWPLLANTNYYAMDPGQTLIFHTNSSAIPVVPMDSATGIPGAGNYWTGISMTFGVGDTCLNWGDGTAGQFGEYGAPADNTIGGFNQGFSDGCDQPKSLLCVRN